Proteins encoded in a region of the Bacillus sp. T3 genome:
- a CDS encoding uracil-DNA glycosylase, which translates to MNNLRNDWVPLLEGEFEKPYYQHLEQALIEEYNTHDIFPDQSDLYNALDFTSYQDTKVVIIGQDPYHGPGQAHGLSFSVKPGVKTPPSLQNIYKELQADIGCSLPNNGYLVQWSKQGVLLLNAVLTVRSGMPNSHKALGWEKFTNKVIEVLNNRETPVVFILWGRFAQQKEQMITNSRHLIIQSPHPSPLSANKGFFGSKPFSRANAFLREIGSAEIDWQIKEL; encoded by the coding sequence ATGAATAATTTGAGAAATGATTGGGTTCCACTCCTTGAAGGAGAATTCGAAAAACCTTATTATCAACATTTGGAACAAGCTTTAATAGAAGAGTACAACACACACGATATATTCCCCGATCAAAGTGATCTATACAATGCGCTCGATTTTACTTCTTATCAAGACACGAAAGTCGTAATTATTGGCCAAGATCCATATCATGGTCCCGGACAAGCACATGGATTAAGCTTTTCCGTGAAACCAGGTGTTAAGACTCCCCCATCGCTGCAAAACATTTATAAGGAGCTTCAAGCCGACATCGGATGTAGTCTTCCAAATAACGGATATTTAGTGCAATGGTCGAAGCAAGGAGTGTTATTACTAAATGCTGTATTAACCGTCCGTTCCGGAATGCCAAATTCCCATAAAGCGTTAGGCTGGGAAAAGTTCACAAACAAGGTTATCGAAGTCCTGAACAATAGGGAGACTCCGGTTGTGTTTATCCTTTGGGGGCGGTTTGCTCAGCAAAAGGAACAGATGATTACGAATTCCAGACATTTGATTATTCAATCGCCTCACCCTAGTCCACTTTCTGCAAACAAAGGTTTCTTCGGCAGCAAGCCATTTTCACGAGCGAATGCTTTTTTACGTGAAATTGGAAGTGCGGAGATTGATTGGCAGATTAAGGAGTTGTAA
- a CDS encoding UvrD-helicase domain-containing protein has protein sequence MSGKLTMLSAGAGAGKTTRLSAEILKSIQNGVPPENIVATTFTTKAADELIERVRLQLLEAGEATSAARILDGYVGTMNSVFGRLLREFALELGLSPVQKVLAETEATALFHTIAAEVNDKYFRDYRQVFYRLGKDEPNSDNDWRKDVLAILKIARENDMNPEDVKACADYSWGIMSAWLPETLSQPNQLDERLKSALINAKSELPGGDMTIATGKVVDAIVEALREWERNGSIPWQQWAKLSKLKPR, from the coding sequence ATGAGTGGAAAATTAACGATGCTAAGTGCAGGGGCGGGTGCTGGTAAAACCACCCGCTTATCAGCGGAAATTTTAAAATCGATTCAAAACGGTGTGCCTCCTGAAAATATCGTGGCCACTACCTTTACAACAAAAGCGGCAGATGAACTGATTGAACGTGTACGACTCCAACTTCTTGAAGCAGGGGAGGCAACTTCGGCAGCCCGTATCCTTGATGGCTATGTCGGGACGATGAATAGTGTGTTTGGCCGACTCCTGCGTGAATTCGCGTTGGAATTGGGGCTATCCCCTGTACAGAAGGTCCTTGCAGAAACAGAAGCTACCGCGTTATTCCATACGATTGCAGCGGAAGTGAATGATAAATATTTTCGAGATTACCGTCAAGTATTCTATCGATTAGGTAAGGATGAACCAAATAGTGATAATGATTGGCGTAAAGATGTCCTTGCGATATTAAAAATTGCCCGTGAAAACGACATGAACCCGGAAGATGTTAAAGCCTGTGCTGATTATTCTTGGGGAATCATGTCAGCCTGGCTGCCAGAAACTCTTTCACAACCAAATCAATTAGACGAGAGGCTGAAAAGCGCATTAATAAATGCAAAATCAGAACTGCCTGGCGGTGATATGACGATAGCTACAGGAAAAGTCGTGGATGCTATTGTAGAAGCGTTAAGAGAATGGGAGCGGAACGGGTCGATTCCTTGGCAGCAGTGGGCCAAGCTTAGTAAGCTAAAACCCAGGTAA
- a CDS encoding UvrD-helicase domain-containing protein — MYALFHCAAEAMETYQLEKSKRGLIDFTDQESLALHLLKDEQNVEALKDRISDVFVDEFQDSSPLQIALNMQLRELAQRATWVGDVKQAIYGFRGTDPELMQTAMTSIPDLDVEVLAASYRSRQSLVEFVNDLFVPVFEARGMARDRVSLDPKRKDLPGASPSIGNVVLLKFEK, encoded by the coding sequence ATGTATGCTTTGTTTCATTGTGCGGCAGAAGCAATGGAAACCTATCAGCTTGAAAAAAGCAAACGTGGCTTGATCGATTTTACCGACCAAGAATCTTTAGCCCTTCATTTACTGAAGGATGAGCAAAATGTAGAAGCCTTAAAAGACCGAATCTCCGATGTGTTCGTCGATGAATTCCAGGACTCAAGCCCACTACAAATCGCCTTAAATATGCAGCTTCGAGAGTTAGCCCAACGAGCAACATGGGTCGGAGATGTCAAGCAGGCTATCTATGGTTTTAGAGGGACTGACCCTGAGCTGATGCAAACAGCGATGACGAGCATCCCAGATTTGGATGTGGAAGTATTGGCTGCATCGTACCGTTCACGTCAATCCCTTGTTGAATTCGTCAATGATCTATTTGTACCAGTTTTTGAAGCTCGAGGCATGGCAAGAGACCGAGTTTCCTTAGATCCAAAACGTAAAGACTTACCTGGAGCAAGCCCCAGCATTGGAAACGTGGTCCTACTTAAATTCGAAAAATAA
- a CDS encoding PD-(D/E)XK nuclease family protein: MIPGSMPYSKSLATDSWNTAREMLRRRDELVLAGWDANVHTGGSMWIDTLAQLEQANTNKINGFSDRVRAVLAELRDREQLQINSITIVDEEESLWEPWAIQLLNELKRIGVQITRGTAPIKKDNQPTTDLALLQSILSGETSSGKASGDGSLLLIRSEQEWDAADFLISWLQENGGDETVLIKNDGSLLLHELLHRRGAPAPGVNVTSKWRAVLQVLPLTIDTYWRPIRVERMLELLTIPTSPVPGRIRNRLAKALAANPGIGGPEWIQAIDEGMAAYEQAWIEDKIDEQEMKRKRKNIEAQLELWVNHDYYDANEGIPYEKLVHICQKVGQWAATRFAMNNDLMYAQALQHTQEVVEGVKTLGVTNVTRLQVARILESVLGDGTVLTDYHQEAAKWKVVNEPGQIWGNADTILWWGFNKNMSGPTIKTWTSKERTWLKEQGVHLPNEDIRRLREASSWQRAARLANSRLIMFAPMKAKGAEIPIHPFWDEIRYAVAKDEAIVNKITIDAQALRKQSSHPLFGNHVERLALSKRNLPEPIRTWKVSENIVLPRVEESATSFEGLIGCPLKWTFKYAANIKPGSILSLPNESLMLGNLGHIVLESLINEKPLWNGEEVVIRVGELFDELTPMLAAPLMEPQNGILRNQTRTKLQTSLRQFFKVLNQAGIAIKHTEHELQKTWSDGVVFKGRLDLVGETQTGKKILFDAKWSRRQSNYKKRLENLSVQLTLYHWLLAEHEDEELPIAYFMLRSGDFFSLPHDDFPTDYHVAGPSLRESHAVVRNSVEEVWAQLRKGTVIASGVPVTMENSEDPFVPTIDPPCAFCEYQNLCGVRRLPV, from the coding sequence ATGATACCTGGAAGTATGCCTTACTCTAAATCACTTGCAACCGACTCTTGGAATACGGCAAGAGAAATGCTGCGCCGTCGCGATGAGTTAGTTTTAGCTGGTTGGGATGCTAATGTTCATACAGGCGGAAGCATGTGGATTGATACACTTGCGCAATTAGAGCAAGCAAATACGAATAAAATAAACGGATTTTCAGATCGCGTTCGAGCAGTTTTAGCAGAATTACGTGATCGAGAACAGCTACAGATTAACTCGATTACAATCGTTGATGAAGAGGAATCGCTTTGGGAACCATGGGCTATTCAACTACTAAATGAATTAAAACGCATTGGCGTACAAATAACACGAGGTACTGCGCCAATAAAAAAAGACAATCAGCCGACAACGGACTTAGCGCTTCTACAATCCATTTTGTCTGGGGAAACCTCCTCGGGGAAGGCGAGCGGAGATGGGAGCTTGCTATTAATTCGTTCAGAGCAGGAATGGGATGCCGCTGATTTTCTGATAAGCTGGCTTCAGGAAAACGGTGGAGATGAGACAGTTTTAATAAAAAACGATGGTTCATTATTGCTACATGAGCTTCTACACCGGCGGGGTGCACCAGCTCCTGGTGTCAATGTTACGTCAAAATGGCGTGCAGTTCTGCAGGTATTGCCATTAACAATTGATACATACTGGCGTCCGATAAGAGTGGAACGAATGCTGGAGCTACTGACTATTCCGACTTCACCTGTTCCAGGACGCATTCGCAATCGGTTAGCCAAAGCACTTGCTGCAAATCCAGGGATTGGTGGTCCGGAATGGATTCAAGCGATCGATGAAGGAATGGCTGCATATGAGCAGGCATGGATTGAAGATAAGATCGATGAACAGGAAATGAAACGGAAGCGGAAAAACATCGAAGCTCAGCTTGAATTATGGGTTAATCACGATTATTACGACGCGAATGAAGGTATTCCTTATGAAAAATTGGTTCATATCTGTCAAAAGGTTGGGCAGTGGGCAGCAACTAGATTTGCGATGAACAATGACTTGATGTATGCACAAGCCTTGCAGCATACCCAAGAAGTTGTCGAGGGTGTTAAAACACTTGGCGTAACAAACGTAACACGCCTTCAGGTGGCAAGGATCCTTGAATCGGTATTAGGTGATGGTACCGTGTTGACTGACTACCATCAAGAGGCCGCAAAATGGAAGGTGGTCAATGAACCAGGTCAGATTTGGGGAAATGCTGACACCATTCTCTGGTGGGGATTTAATAAAAATATGTCAGGACCTACTATCAAAACTTGGACAAGTAAAGAACGGACATGGTTAAAGGAGCAGGGTGTCCATCTTCCGAATGAAGATATCCGTCGCCTGCGGGAAGCTTCTTCATGGCAGCGTGCAGCACGACTAGCCAATTCAAGACTCATCATGTTTGCGCCGATGAAGGCAAAGGGTGCAGAAATCCCAATTCACCCTTTTTGGGATGAAATTCGCTATGCCGTGGCAAAGGATGAGGCTATCGTCAATAAAATAACGATTGATGCTCAAGCATTGCGAAAACAGTCGAGTCATCCACTGTTTGGCAATCATGTTGAACGTTTGGCATTGAGTAAACGTAACCTGCCTGAGCCAATCCGAACATGGAAGGTGTCCGAAAATATTGTCTTGCCTCGTGTTGAGGAGTCAGCAACCAGCTTTGAAGGGTTAATTGGCTGTCCGCTAAAATGGACATTCAAGTATGCTGCAAACATCAAACCAGGAAGTATTCTCTCTTTGCCAAACGAGTCCCTCATGCTAGGGAATCTTGGACATATTGTGTTAGAATCCTTAATTAACGAAAAACCACTCTGGAACGGGGAAGAAGTGGTCATCCGTGTAGGAGAATTGTTTGATGAATTAACACCGATGCTAGCGGCTCCATTAATGGAACCACAAAATGGAATTCTTCGTAATCAAACGCGAACAAAATTGCAGACATCATTGCGGCAATTCTTTAAGGTGCTAAATCAGGCCGGAATAGCGATCAAGCATACTGAACATGAATTGCAGAAAACATGGAGTGACGGTGTGGTATTTAAAGGTCGGCTAGATCTTGTAGGTGAAACGCAAACAGGCAAAAAGATCCTTTTTGATGCGAAATGGTCAAGAAGACAAAGCAATTATAAAAAGCGACTGGAAAATTTGTCGGTCCAATTGACGCTGTACCATTGGCTGTTAGCTGAGCACGAAGATGAAGAATTACCAATTGCTTATTTTATGTTACGTAGCGGAGATTTTTTCAGTCTGCCACATGATGATTTTCCGACAGACTATCATGTAGCGGGTCCATCGTTACGAGAGTCACATGCAGTGGTGCGAAATTCAGTAGAGGAAGTTTGGGCACAACTTAGAAAAGGAACCGTTATTGCTTCAGGTGTACCGGTTACGATGGAAAATAGCGAGGATCCGTTTGTACCAACAATCGATCCACCTTGTGCGTTTTGTGAATATCAGAATCTTTGTGGTGTTAGGAGGCTGCCTGTATGA
- a CDS encoding DUF3231 family protein, with amino-acid sequence MEENNDYVQLTTGEIANLWTQYMNDTIAVCFLSHSIKTVQDESVRNILEYANGLAKLHLKKIKYFFEEENFPVPFGFNEDDVNLDAPALFTDTFILVYMLIMTIHGLTGYAGAVSISVKPEQRAFFMECNKETMNLHDKIVKLMQKKGIYSLPPRINRPKQVDFVHNQSYLAGWFCKKRPLNAIEISGLSYNMQKTVVKVVLEIAFGQVCQSKELRKYFHRGKEICKKQFDLLSSMLSKDDLSSPPSWVSEITDSTIPPFSDKLMLYHTVLLVSAGVGYLGAALSVSQRRDLALNYTFLMADIGRYAEDGAELLIKMGWMEKPPLADDRDELMKHE; translated from the coding sequence GTGGAGGAGAATAATGATTATGTTCAACTAACAACGGGTGAAATTGCAAATCTATGGACCCAATACATGAATGATACAATAGCTGTTTGTTTTCTTAGTCATTCCATTAAAACGGTCCAAGATGAAAGTGTTAGAAACATACTTGAATACGCAAATGGGTTAGCAAAATTACACCTTAAAAAAATAAAATACTTTTTTGAGGAAGAAAACTTTCCCGTCCCTTTTGGTTTTAATGAAGATGATGTAAACCTTGATGCACCAGCATTGTTTACGGATACATTTATTTTAGTGTATATGTTAATTATGACCATTCACGGATTAACGGGCTATGCTGGAGCGGTCAGTATTTCCGTCAAACCTGAACAAAGGGCTTTCTTTATGGAATGTAATAAAGAAACAATGAACCTTCATGATAAAATTGTTAAACTCATGCAGAAAAAAGGTATTTATAGTCTACCGCCACGAATTAACCGTCCGAAACAGGTAGATTTTGTACATAATCAAAGCTATTTGGCAGGTTGGTTTTGTAAAAAAAGGCCGTTAAACGCGATTGAAATTAGTGGACTTAGCTACAATATGCAAAAAACAGTTGTAAAGGTCGTGTTAGAAATTGCCTTTGGCCAAGTTTGTCAGTCGAAAGAGCTACGGAAATATTTTCACAGGGGCAAGGAAATCTGTAAAAAGCAATTTGACCTGCTAAGTTCCATGCTGTCCAAAGATGATCTTTCATCACCACCTTCCTGGGTTTCTGAAATAACCGATTCCACGATTCCACCATTTTCGGATAAACTTATGCTATATCACACAGTCCTTTTAGTTTCAGCTGGAGTAGGGTACTTAGGAGCTGCTTTATCGGTCTCGCAACGGAGGGATCTGGCATTAAATTATACCTTTTTGATGGCAGATATTGGTCGTTATGCAGAGGACGGTGCAGAGCTCTTAATTAAAATGGGCTGGATGGAAAAGCCGCCGCTTGCTGACGACCGTGATGAACTGATGAAGCATGAGTAG
- a CDS encoding DUF6933 domain-containing protein, protein MIIHCTKKLLDQLQVKPVSDVENEDIYSWHANLLMINRKKIVVLVNNQNRYTIKICPLQYAMGFSLSAERGSEYHYSEPLFRLFYS, encoded by the coding sequence ATGATCATACATTGTACAAAGAAATTATTAGACCAACTGCAAGTAAAACCTGTATCAGATGTAGAAAATGAGGACATCTACTCCTGGCACGCCAACCTTCTAATGATAAATCGTAAAAAAATAGTGGTCCTCGTCAACAATCAAAATCGCTACACCATCAAAATTTGCCCATTGCAATACGCAATGGGTTTTAGCTTGTCGGCTGAAAGGGGCTCAGAATATCACTATTCCGAGCCCCTTTTTAGATTGTTTTACTCTTAG
- a CDS encoding TIGR00730 family Rossman fold protein, protein MKSLAVFCGSRNGGSEVYIDGAKMLGKELAKRGITLVYGGSSLGIMGAVANSVLKAGGKAIGVMPKFLDSKERSHPHLTELIIVDSMHERKAMMSDLAEGFIALPGGPGTMEEFFEIFTWGQLGLHQKPLGILNINHYYDPLIALFNHMTEEQFMDEKFRSMALVDTEPSALLHKFTHFKPINVKPYLTEDRT, encoded by the coding sequence ATGAAAAGTCTAGCCGTTTTTTGCGGATCCAGAAACGGAGGGTCTGAAGTTTACATAGATGGTGCTAAAATGTTGGGAAAAGAACTGGCAAAACGAGGTATTACACTTGTTTATGGCGGATCAAGTTTAGGCATTATGGGCGCTGTCGCCAATTCTGTATTGAAAGCTGGTGGAAAAGCGATTGGAGTCATGCCAAAATTTTTAGATTCAAAAGAAAGGTCCCATCCCCACTTAACTGAATTAATTATTGTAGATTCGATGCATGAACGAAAAGCAATGATGTCGGATTTAGCTGAAGGCTTTATTGCTCTACCAGGAGGACCTGGTACGATGGAGGAATTTTTTGAGATTTTTACGTGGGGGCAATTGGGGCTTCACCAAAAACCGTTAGGGATATTAAATATCAATCATTATTATGATCCACTTATTGCTTTATTTAATCATATGACCGAAGAACAGTTTATGGATGAAAAATTTCGTTCAATGGCCCTTGTGGATACAGAACCAAGTGCACTGTTGCATAAGTTTACTCACTTTAAACCGATCAATGTAAAACCATATTTAACGGAAGATCGGACTTGA
- a CDS encoding LysR family transcriptional regulator — protein MDIKQLQYFIEVAKVNSFTRAADRLFITQPTISKMIKNLETELGVTLFDRSRKQLVLTDVGKVIFEEAKLVDQAFHNLELNIDNLTGLKTGHIRIGLPPIFNAEDFLKITGMFHEEYPGITFQFEESGSKKIEEDIENNLLDVGVIVLPTQNELFDHYAFMEEDLMLILHPSHPLSDKEVVDLAQLENESFILFNKDFVLNDRIIQACNLVGFQPHIISESAHLLFIEGMVANKFGVSLLPQSICTKLGANVRYIRVENPTIRWSVAIIWAKNQYISYAAKQWLHFTINRLNGTKQNNRTLS, from the coding sequence GTGGATATTAAGCAGTTGCAGTATTTTATTGAGGTTGCAAAGGTGAATAGTTTTACTCGTGCTGCTGATCGGTTATTTATTACACAGCCAACCATTAGCAAGATGATTAAAAATCTTGAGACTGAGCTTGGTGTGACTTTGTTCGATCGCTCACGAAAACAACTTGTTTTAACCGATGTAGGTAAGGTCATTTTTGAAGAGGCAAAATTGGTTGATCAAGCCTTTCATAATTTAGAATTGAACATTGACAATCTTACTGGTCTAAAAACAGGTCATATTCGCATCGGATTACCACCTATTTTTAATGCAGAGGATTTTCTAAAAATAACGGGGATGTTTCATGAAGAATATCCAGGGATTACATTTCAATTTGAAGAATCTGGATCAAAAAAAATTGAAGAAGATATCGAAAATAATCTCTTAGATGTTGGCGTCATTGTTTTGCCCACTCAAAATGAATTATTTGATCATTACGCTTTTATGGAAGAAGATTTAATGCTGATTCTTCATCCTTCCCATCCCCTCTCTGACAAAGAGGTCGTCGATTTAGCCCAATTGGAGAATGAATCATTTATTTTGTTTAATAAAGATTTTGTTTTGAATGATCGGATTATTCAAGCTTGTAACTTGGTTGGTTTCCAGCCCCACATTATTTCAGAGAGTGCTCACCTTCTATTTATAGAAGGAATGGTGGCAAACAAATTTGGTGTCTCGTTATTGCCACAAAGTATTTGTACCAAACTAGGAGCCAATGTACGGTACATTCGCGTTGAAAATCCAACAATTCGTTGGAGCGTAGCAATCATTTGGGCAAAAAATCAATACATTTCCTACGCGGCCAAACAATGGCTTCACTTCACAATAAACCGGCTAAATGGCACAAAACAGAACAATCGTACTTTAAGCTAA
- a CDS encoding 3'-5' exonuclease has translation MGFRLTVGESGLLATPEVVFAVAAMRYLVDPKDTLALVELFHFSSDTWGEGRWLTEWLNPEKRGEMLISEPFIQDLDEARSKIAQMSPSEVLDLALVTARVDEVSLKWGMEDQRLANLDSLRKIAATYEDTAATNGTAATIGGFLLFLNEVEKDKDLNLVAESTDENAVRVLTYHKAKGLEWPFVILNSLGKSSKRNKPPVFDRVTAVSTKGFNVQDPLNGRKLYYWPWPYGGQSSNVALDAFVENAPELVQRQQQLIDENQRLMYVGMTRARDYLVFTARDFSKVGWIDELTNAEGHQVLTLGVANENQDDLSPDNRDGKIIVKGKSFPCKARVLSIDESSEPDIEHDETEELIYVGQTVEGLPFVPARFSPSGQKIVVKHEDETRPSPSTEVANDASKIHRIGSRLPLSGNPDMAVLGEMVHAFLAADDQTKTRDVRLAMAQSIRDRFGISALSGESMLEASDRLEQFITQHYSELISQYFEYPIHLRKGLQKASGWIDLLLQTSQGWVIVDHKSFPGKEADWLSRGTSYLPQLQTYAEAVFKATGIPVIEAWIHMPVVGAMIHFTKEELDSNVSSSNT, from the coding sequence TTGGGATTCCGGCTGACGGTAGGTGAAAGTGGACTGCTCGCAACACCTGAAGTCGTCTTTGCGGTCGCAGCAATGCGTTATTTAGTTGACCCAAAAGATACCTTGGCTCTTGTTGAATTGTTCCATTTTTCTTCCGATACTTGGGGTGAAGGGCGCTGGTTAACGGAGTGGCTTAATCCTGAAAAACGGGGAGAAATGCTAATTTCTGAACCTTTTATTCAGGATTTGGATGAGGCGCGGTCGAAAATTGCTCAGATGAGTCCTTCGGAAGTTTTAGACTTAGCCCTTGTAACGGCAAGAGTCGATGAAGTCTCATTAAAATGGGGCATGGAGGATCAGCGCTTAGCAAATCTGGACTCTCTTCGAAAAATTGCAGCTACGTATGAGGATACAGCTGCCACGAATGGGACAGCTGCTACCATAGGTGGATTTCTTTTATTCCTAAACGAAGTAGAAAAGGACAAGGACTTGAATCTCGTCGCTGAATCAACGGATGAGAACGCAGTCAGAGTGCTCACCTACCACAAGGCCAAAGGATTGGAATGGCCATTTGTCATTTTAAATTCATTAGGGAAATCATCCAAAAGAAATAAGCCACCCGTATTTGATCGGGTTACAGCTGTCAGTACAAAAGGGTTTAATGTTCAAGATCCGCTTAACGGAAGAAAACTCTACTATTGGCCGTGGCCATATGGGGGTCAAAGTAGTAATGTGGCTCTGGATGCTTTCGTTGAAAATGCGCCTGAACTAGTGCAAAGACAACAGCAGCTTATCGATGAAAATCAGCGGTTGATGTATGTTGGGATGACTCGGGCCAGGGATTATCTTGTTTTCACGGCCCGGGATTTTTCAAAAGTGGGTTGGATTGATGAATTGACAAATGCTGAGGGTCATCAGGTGCTAACACTCGGGGTTGCCAATGAAAATCAAGATGATCTTTCACCAGATAATCGGGATGGAAAAATCATCGTAAAAGGCAAGTCATTCCCATGTAAGGCAAGAGTGTTATCAATTGACGAGAGTTCCGAACCTGATATTGAACACGATGAAACAGAAGAGCTTATTTATGTCGGGCAAACAGTAGAGGGGCTCCCGTTTGTCCCAGCTCGATTTAGTCCAAGTGGACAAAAGATAGTTGTTAAACATGAAGATGAAACAAGACCTTCACCATCGACTGAAGTGGCAAATGATGCTTCAAAAATCCACCGAATCGGCAGTCGTTTACCGCTCTCAGGGAATCCGGACATGGCCGTGCTTGGTGAAATGGTCCATGCTTTCTTAGCGGCTGATGATCAAACTAAGACAAGGGATGTTCGTTTGGCAATGGCTCAGTCCATTCGAGATCGTTTCGGAATAAGTGCTCTATCAGGTGAGTCCATGCTCGAAGCTTCTGATCGATTGGAGCAGTTTATCACACAGCACTATTCAGAATTAATTTCTCAATACTTCGAGTATCCAATCCATTTGCGAAAAGGACTGCAGAAGGCTTCTGGCTGGATCGATTTACTCCTGCAAACATCTCAAGGGTGGGTAATTGTTGACCATAAATCGTTCCCTGGTAAAGAAGCGGACTGGTTATCACGTGGAACAAGCTACCTTCCGCAGCTTCAAACTTATGCAGAAGCCGTCTTCAAAGCAACAGGTATCCCAGTAATCGAAGCATGGATTCATATGCCCGTTGTTGGCGCAATGATTCATTTTACGAAGGAAGAATTGGATAGTAATGTCTCTTCCAGCAATACTTGA
- a CDS encoding saccharopine dehydrogenase family protein, whose translation MGKALIIGAGGVASVAIHKCVQNSEVFEEICIASRTKSKCDDLKAKLDGGKTKITTAQVDADNVDELIALINEVKPDIVMNLALPYQDLTIMDACLATKTHYMDTANYEPEDTAKFEYSWQWAYQERFKEAGITALLGSGFDPGVTGVFSAYALKHYFDEIESIDILDCNGGDHGYPFATNFNPEINIREVSANGRYWENGEWIETKPMEIKRVYNFDEVGEKDMYLLYHEELESLAKNIPGLKRIRFFMTFGQSYLTHLKCLENVGMTSIEPIEFEGKQIIPLQFLKAVLPDPASLGPRTVGKTNIGCIFKGKKDGVDKTYYVYNVCDHQECFKEVGSQAISYTTGVPAMIGAMMVMNGTWNKPGVYNIEEFDPDPFMDALNKWGLPWKEDFNPVLVDDEPIKVKKPELTR comes from the coding sequence ATGGGAAAAGCACTTATTATTGGAGCTGGCGGAGTAGCTTCCGTTGCCATCCACAAATGTGTTCAGAACAGCGAGGTTTTCGAAGAGATTTGTATCGCAAGTCGTACAAAATCAAAATGTGATGATTTAAAAGCGAAGCTAGATGGTGGAAAAACAAAAATTACAACTGCACAGGTTGATGCGGATAATGTCGATGAGCTAATTGCTTTAATTAACGAAGTAAAGCCTGATATCGTTATGAACCTTGCCTTACCTTATCAAGATTTAACGATTATGGACGCATGTCTAGCAACAAAAACACATTATATGGACACTGCAAACTATGAGCCAGAAGATACGGCTAAATTTGAATACAGCTGGCAATGGGCTTACCAAGAGCGCTTCAAAGAAGCTGGAATTACTGCCCTACTAGGTAGCGGCTTTGATCCTGGTGTAACAGGAGTATTCTCAGCTTATGCTCTAAAGCACTATTTTGATGAAATTGAATCAATCGATATTTTGGATTGTAATGGCGGCGACCATGGCTATCCTTTCGCTACTAACTTTAACCCAGAAATCAACATTCGTGAGGTTTCTGCTAACGGAAGATATTGGGAAAATGGCGAGTGGATTGAAACAAAACCGATGGAAATCAAGCGCGTTTATAACTTCGATGAAGTTGGCGAAAAGGATATGTACCTTCTTTATCACGAAGAGCTTGAATCTCTTGCAAAAAACATTCCTGGACTTAAGCGTATTCGTTTCTTCATGACATTTGGTCAAAGCTACCTTACACACTTAAAATGTCTTGAAAATGTTGGTATGACTTCTATCGAGCCAATTGAGTTTGAAGGAAAACAAATCATTCCGCTTCAATTCTTAAAAGCTGTATTACCAGATCCAGCATCTCTTGGACCACGTACAGTTGGTAAAACGAATATCGGATGTATTTTTAAAGGTAAAAAAGACGGCGTAGATAAAACATACTATGTATACAATGTTTGTGACCATCAAGAATGCTTTAAAGAAGTTGGTTCACAAGCCATCTCTTATACAACAGGTGTACCTGCAATGATCGGTGCAATGATGGTCATGAATGGAACTTGGAATAAGCCAGGCGTATACAACATCGAAGAATTTGATCCAGATCCATTCATGGATGCATTGAACAAGTGGGGACTACCATGGAAAGAAGACTTTAACCCAGTACTTGTCGATGATGAACCTATTAAAGTTAAGAAGCCGGAGCTAACTCGATAA